The genomic DNA CGCGCTCGAGCTGTTCAGTGGTCAATCCTTCTTTCTTGATGGCTGTCGTTTGGATACCAACACCGATTGGTTTCGTCAAAACGAGGGCATCTCCTGGTTTTGCTCCGACATTTTTGAAGATCCTATCTGGATGGACGACACCTGTAACCGATAAACCGAATTTTGGCTCGTTATCATCAATGGAATGTCCACCAGCGATGACGGCACCGGATTCCTTCACTTTATCTGCCGCACCTTTCAGGATTTCAGCAAGGATATCTGGACCAAGTGATTTGATCGGAAAGCCAAGTATGTTCAAGACGGTTTTTGGTTGACCTCCCATCGCGTAGACATCACTTAATGAGTTGGCTGCAGCGATTTGCCCGAACTGATATGGATCGTCAACGATTGGCGTAAAGAAGTCGACTGTTTGAATGATTGCTAAATCATCTGTCAGCTTATATACTCCTGCATCATCAGACGTATCTATACCGACAAGTAGGTTTGGATCTTTTTCACGTTCTGGTAATTGACGCAAAACTTGCGCCAGGTCTTCAGGACCGATTTTGCATCCTCAACCACCTTTTGACGATAAGGTCGTTAATCGAATTTTTTCTTCCTTATTCAATGAAAGCACCTCCTATCCATAGTATAAACATCTTTTTTGCGATTTGAGAAATAATATACTAGAATGAAGATAATTCAGAAAACGAAATATTAAGATTAAGTTAAAAATGATGTTGATTTTTTCGAAATTCACTCCCTTTCCGCGGGCGAACCGCGAGCCTCACTTCCACAGGATGTGGTGGCTTCGACGTTCACCACAGGACGTGGTGGGTTTTATTCGAAGATCCTATGTGATAATTGACCCACATGTTTGCTGCGGGGTCTCGCCTGGCTCGCTGTTCCCGCAGGAGTGTCGTAAATTTCAGTTCAAAATCAACTTCATGAATAACTAATTATTGTAAGTTATAAACTTGAGGAGGAATTTTAATGAGTTACAAAGTATCAGTCGAATTCTGCATGCAGTGAAACTATGCACCAAAAGCCGCGAGTTTCGCGGAAGAGCTATTCAATCATTTCCGTTCCGACGTGACATCTCTTGATTTGATTCCAAGTTCCGGTGGCGCATTCGAAGTCACAGTGAACGGGACGAAATTGTACTCAAAGCTTGATACGGGTGAATTCCCTGACAACGACAAGCTATTTGCTGATATTGAAAAATTGAACCGATAATCGTGACACCTCCTGAGGATTCCCTGGAGGTGTTCTTACGCCTTTAGAGGAATGATGGGAGTGAATGAGATGAAAGAACAACTACGTTTATTACCAGCCGTACATATGATCCAGGCAGATCCACGTTTCAAAATGGCTGCTGAAGAAAGTGATTTTACAGAAAGCGGGCTGACTGTAATCGTCCAGGATATCCTGAATGATTTACGGGAGCGAATCCTGAATGGGGAATACGTGGGTTGTGAGACGAAAGAGAAAATGATCGATCTCATCTTTCAGAAGATTGGAGACCATATAACAACGAACGGTAGCTTTGAATTAAAGCCTGTCATCAATGCAACAGGAGTCGTCATCCATACCAATCTAGGTCGTTCGAGATTGAGTGAGGATGCTCTTAAGCAGATGAATCGAGTTGCAAGGCATTATTCAAACCTTGAATACAATCTCTCGGAAGGGAAGCGGGGTTCAAGACATGACCTAGTTGATGGTCTCTTGCAGGACATCACGGGAGCAGAGGCAGCGATGGTCGTCAATAACAATGCAGCTGCTGTCTTTCTTGTGCTAAGGGCTTTAGCAAAGGACCGGAGTGTTGTCGTATCTCGTGGTGAACTCGTTGAAATTGGTGGCTCATTCAGGGTGTCTTCTATTATGGAAGAGAGTGGTGCCCATTTGACAGAAGTAGGAACGACCAACAAGACACATTTGCATGATTATGATGCTGCCATTGATGAATGGACAGCCATGCTTATGAAAGTCCATACGTCCAACTTCAAAGTCGTTGGATTTACAGATTCTGTACAGACAGAAAAGTTGGTAGAACTGGCTTCCCGCTATGAAAACCTTTTGACATATGAAGACCTTGGGAGTGGAGCGCTATACGATTTTGAGAAAGAGGGGATCGGGGATGAACCTCTTGTCAGTAAAGTGATTGCGACAGGAGTTGACCTCATCACGTTCAGCGGAGACAAGTTGTTAGGAGGACCGCAATGCGGTGTGATTGCAGGAAAGAAAGCGTTGATCGATAAGCTGAAAAAGCATCAGCTCGCTCGAGTGCTCAGAGTCGACAAATTTACGTTGGCTGCGCTGGAAGCGACCCTAGTTGCGTACAAGTATGGACAAATTGATGAGATTCCTACTGTCCGTGACATTTTACGCTCAGCTGAAGACATAAAAATACAAGCAGAACGTTTCATATCAAAAGCATCAAAGCTGACAAACCTCTCAATGGACCTGCTGGAGAGTACATCTAGAATTGGTGGGGGCACAATGCCTGAGGTTGAGCTTCCGACATATGTCGTTTCGGTCCGGCCTGAGCGTCTGACGAGTGAGGAACTGTTCAATGCGTTACGGTCTGCTGAAATACCCGTCATTGGACGAATCAAGGAAGAGCAGGTCATTTTGGATCTTCGGACCGTCACCCAAGAAGAGGAAGATGAAATTATCAGAACGTTAGAATCCATTTCGGTTTAAAGACAATCATATTGGGTATAAAAAAACCGTAGAAAGACTTTTTTGGAAAGTACGATCTACGGTATATTCGCATACAATCTGCTAACTTGGGACCTTACAAATGGCCCCCGTGCTTTTGGCGTGTATGGTTTCGATTCTTCACTTTCTTTGAACCATCTAATGGTTCAGGCTGACCATGATTATCGCCTTTAGGTGCATTTTTCCTTTGATCCTTTGATGTATTTCGCTCTGTCATACAGAACCCCCCTTTATAGGTAGTATGCTGGAGTCGAATGAAGGATATTCATGACCTGGATGGAATAAATCAGTCGATCCTGTCTCATATTAATGACAGACCATTATGAAAGGAAGAGGGATTCTCATGCCGTATCATAAGGATAAACAACAAGCGTTCCAGGCTGCTCAACAAGGCTATGAGCAAGCGATCAAGGCGAATGGAGCCGCACTTGAGAGTTCGGCAGACCCTGATTTTGCAGCAAAAGAGCAAATGTTTACCCAAGAATTGAATGAAGCGCTACAGCAGATTGATAATGCATTGGAAGTCGCAAGTGAACACCAACGTGCACAATTGCGTCAATACCAGGAAGATCTGTACAATTTACGTAAAGACCTATATTGATAAAAAGAGGAAGGGTTGTCATTCCAAATGATGACACCCCTTCGTTTTTTCATTGATTTTTTTTGCGTTTTTTATTGTTTTGACGTTCAGCTTCTGTCAAAGGTTCATTAGCGAACTCATGGTCGAACCCGGTAGGCTGTTGAATCGCTTGTTTATCTGAAGTTGCTGGGTTCACTTTACCTCTTTTTGGTTTAGCCAATGGATTTCACCTCCACGAATTTAGTGTGTTTCCAAAGCATTGAACACATACATAGTGAAATTCTTGAAAACACATGGGCATAAGAAAAACTTATGAACATACATAAAAATATTGAAATTTACTTATATAGTGGTCTATACTACACTAGTGTAGAAGGAAGGATAAAACCAATAGAAACACAAACAGTAATCTTTCGACAGCATTCCAGTAATTGATGTATCATGGATAGGAGAAGGAGGTTTTTTGCATGAGCACAAACGATGTTTATAATGCAAAAAAGACATTTGATGCGAACGGAAAGACGTATCATTATTATGACTTGAAAGCGCTTGACCAAGCGGGAGTCGGAAACACATCCCGTCTACCTTATTCTGTTAAGGTATTGTTAGAATCTGTTTTACGTCAATATGACGGTAGAGTAATTGACAAAGAACACATTGAAAACCTTGCGAAGTGGGGAACAAAGGACGTTAAAGACATTGATGTACCTTTCAAACCTTCCCGTGTCATTCTACAAGACTTCACAGGTGTTCCAGCTGTTGTTGACCTGGCATCATTACGTAAGGCAATGGCGGATATGGGTGGGTCACCAGATCAGATCAACCCTGAAATTCCAGTTGATCTTGTCATCGACCACTCTGTACAAGTTGATAAGCACGGAACGGACGATGCGTTGAAATTCAACATGAAACGTGAATTCGAACGTAACCTTGAGCGTTACAAATTCTTGCGTTGGGCACAAACGTCCTTCGACAACTACCGTGCTGTACCACCTGCAACAGGTATCGTACACCAGGTAAACCTTGAATACTTAGCCTCTGTTGTTGGTGCTCACGAGGCAGATGGAGAAACAGTAGCATATCCGGATTCTCTAGTCGGTACAGATTCCCATACGACAATGATCAACGGAATCGGTGTACTTGGCTGGGGTGTAGGTGGAATTGAAGCGGAAGCAGGAATGCTTGGCCAGCCATCTTACTTCCCGGTACCGGAAGTCATCGGTGTGAAATTGACTGGTGAAATGCCTGAAGGAACGACAGCAACAGACCTTGCATTGAAAGTGACGCAAGTTCTTCGTAAGAAAAACGTTGTCGGTAAGTTCGTCGAATTCTTCGGACCAGGCCTTGCAGATATGACGCTTGCTGACCGTGCGACGATTTCCAACATGGCGCCTGAGTACGGTGCAACTTGCGGATTCTTCCCGGTTGACGATGAAACCTTGAACTACATGCGTTTGACTGGACGCTCTCCAGAACAAGTCGAGCTGGTTGAGAAGTATACAAAAGCAAATGGAATGTTCTACACACCTGGAACAGCTGATCCAGAGTTCACAGATGTTGTTGAATTGAACCTTTCTGAGCTTGAGCCGAACCTATCTGGACCGAAACGTCCGCAAGATTTGATTCCACTTTCTGAAATGAAAGATGCGTTCAACCGTGCATTGGTTGCACCAGCTGGAAACAGCGGATTCGGTTTAGAAAAAGACGAAATCAACAAGTCCGTTGAAATCAAGCACCCGAACGGTAAAGTTTCCAACATGAAGACTGGAGACCTAGCGATCGCTGCAATTACAAGTTGTACGAACACGTCCAATCCTAGTGTTATGCTCGGAGCTGGACTCATCGCGAAAAAAGCGGTTGAGAAAGGCCTCGAAGTTCCTGAGTATGTGAAAACAAGCTTGGCGCCAGGATCCAAGGTTGTTACAGGTTACCTTGAAGAATCCGGTTTAATGCCTTACATGGAAAAGCTCGGATTCAACCTCGTTGGTTACGGCTGTACGACATGTATCGGTAACTCCGGTCCATTGGCTGAAGAAATCGAAGAAGCAATTGCTGAAAGCGATCTTATCGTATCTTCTGTCCTATCTGGTAACCGTAACTTCGAAGGACGTATCCACCCGCTTGTAAAAGCGAACTACTTGGCTTCACCGCCACTTGTTGTCGCTTATGCTTTGGCTGGTTCCGTCAACTTCGATCTTCAAAAGGATTCATTCGGTAAAGATAAAGACGGAAATGACGTGTACTTCAAGGATCTATGGCCAACTACTGCTGAAATCAAGGAAGCGATGGATGACGCTGTTAAGCCTGAACTGTTCAAGAAAGAATATGAGCGCGTATTCGATGATAACGAAGAGTGGAACGATCTCGATACGACTGAAGAAGAGCTATATAGCTGGGATGACGACTCTACGTACATCCAAAACCCACCATTCTTCCAAGGCTTGTCTAAAGAGCCTGGCAAGATTGAAAGTCTCAATAACATGCGCGTTGTAGGTAAGTTCGGTGACTCTGTCACAACGGACCACATCTCTCCGGCAGGGGCGATCGCAAAAGACAGCCCTGCAGGTAAATACTTGATGGATAACGGCGTCAAGCCTTCCGAATTCAACTCATACGGTTCTCGTCGTGGTAACCATGAAGTTATGATGCGTGGTACGTTTGCAAACATCCGTATCCGTAACCAAATCGCCCCTGGAACAGAGGGTGGATGGACGACTTACTGGCCGACAGAAGAAGTCATGTACATCTACGATGCTTGCATGAAGTATCAACAGGATGGTACTGGACTTGCCGTACTAGCTGGTAAGGATTACGGAATGGGAAGCTCCCGTGACTGGGCTGCGAAAGGTACAAACCTTCTTGGCATCAAGACAGTCATCGCGGAAAGCTTCGAGCGTATCCACAGAAGTAACCTTGTATTGATGGGTGTATTACCGCTTCAATTCAAGGATGGAGACAGTGCTGAATCACTTGGATTGACAGGAAAAGAAACATTCGATGTCGACATTGATGAGAATGTGAAGCCACGTCAATTGTTGAAAGTGACTGCAACAGATGAAGAAGGGAACAAGAAAGAATTTGAAGTTGTTGCTCGATTCGACAGTGAAGTTGAAATCGACTACTACCGTCACGGTGGTATCCTTCAAATGGTTCTCCGTAACAAACTTCAAAACGCTTAAATGTCAACAAGACGAGCAGCTCCACAAAGGAGCTGCTTTTTTCATACATAGAGGAGTGGAATTTCTGTGAAGAGAGTCACCTTAAGTCTCGTATTGTTCATTTTCGCGCTTGCTGGATGTGCCGGTCATGAAAGCCCCGATACCTATGAAGTAACGAAGGTCATCGATGGTGATACGTTCAAAGTGAATTATGAAGGAAAAGAAGAAACCATTCGTCTTCTGTTGATTGATACACCTGAAACGGTCCATCCAAGAAAGCCTGAACAGCCTTTTGGAAAAGAAGCAAGTGATTTTATGAAAGATAAGTTATCCGGAGAATATGTACGTTTGGAATTGGATGTATCGGAGCGTGATAAGTATGGTCGGATTCTTGCATATGCATATGATGCAGAAGGTGAAATGCTGAATGAACAATTACTTCGTAAGGGATTAGCTCGTGTCCCATATATCTTTCCGCCAAACACGAAGTATGTTGATCGGTTCCAGGAAATCCAGAGAGAAGCTCAAAAGAAAAAAGTTGGAATATGGAGTATAGAGGATTATGTAACTGACGAAGGATTTCAGACCACTGAAAACACTAATGAAAACGATCCATCACAGTGTAAAATCAAAGGAAATATCAACTCAAGCGGAGAGAAGATCTATCACCTCCCAGGTGGTTCATCGTACGAGGTAACAAAGCCTGAACAAATCTTCTGTACGATTGAGGAAGCGAAAGATGCTGGCTTCCGACCTGTAAAAAGGTGATTCACAAGTCCCGGTAACCCTGAATTTTCGCACATCCTATAAACTTTCAGATAATTTGAATAAAAAGATTTGGAACTGGGAAGAATGATCATAGAGATCATTGTGCGAGGAGGGTACATATGCGTAAGGGCAATAAACGATCATTCAAAGAACTCGTTCTGGAGAATAAGCGCGAGCTGCTGAAAGATCAAGAAGCTATGGAACAGATTGAAATCAGATTAGAAAATCGGCATATGAAGAACAATTGAAAACAGGAAAACCTGTTTTCTTTTTTTTCGCAGATTAACGTAAGCCCTCAAGGAAAATGGGAAGCCTATGTAGGAAGGGAGCTGATGAAATGAGTAATCCGAAACGTCACCCGAAGGATTTCGTACCCAACCACATCGGCACGCAACAAAAGGCTGCTGGTGGAAACAAAGGGAAACAGATGAGCAATAAATCCGATGAACAACCGGATTATGTCCCTCCAAAGGGTTAAGTGAAGAGTATGTGGCTTTTACGCTACATGCTTTTTCATTTTCATGGATCCTGATTAGTCCAAGGATCTGGATAAAACAGGGTAAAAAAGATGGTCAAAAGCCCTCTTGAAATACGGTTAACATTCGAACCCTATGGATGTACGACGGGGAGGAATGGAAGAAATGACAGTTCAAGCAATGATTCAACCACTTGAAGTGACAAACAGAGATAAAAACGATCCATTCTATCGAAAGCTCGAAATTCATATGCAGCGTCTCGGGCATCTCATTCCGTTCAAGGAACAATTGAACTGGGATCATCCGATTACGAGCATTGAGCTTGGGGATCTAGAAACATTGAAGAATTTTAAGAAAAAGACAGCCAAAAATGATGGTGTACTGCTTTTATATGCGAAATTGACAAAAGGAACGATATATCAACATATTATCCTACATCCGAACAGTACCGGAATCTATTTACCTTTCCGGTTTGAGGATCCTTTTTACATGACGATTGGAAGTAAGAAAATATGGATCGGCTCATCCGTCCGTTTGCTTGAAGAGCTCGGGTGGTTGGAGTTGACGATGGCTGAAGAAGAAGATCAATCAATCGTCTCCTTCTGGAAAAACATGAAAGAAGCGTGTGAAACTTCAGTTGAGCATACGACACCGTTCATGCTTCAAACCTCATAATAGACATCCTTGAACAGACTGATCCGATTCGGGTCAGTCTGTTGTATTTTCAGGAAGCCTAAGTACGGAAGGAAGGGGAGTGAATGTGATATAATGGGACCGATTGGGAATTGCAGGTGGTGAACAAACATGAAGAATGCACATCGAGACCGAAAGAATAAAATAACGGACTGGATCGATGCTCTAAACAAGAAGGACGTTTATCCTCCGAATGTAGAGATCGATCTATTAAAACAGCTTCAATACGTGGAACAAGCGTTTTCTGCGGAAGAAGCTTATGAATTAATCGGAAAATTGAACGCCATGATCGTCAAGGTGAGAGTGGATCGAAGGCATGAGATCGATGATGCCATAAAGCATCGGGTTGAAATCGCATTGTCGCATGCCCGACAGGACACACTTGTGAATGATGTCGTTTACTCGGTTTATACCATGAAACTGAGACGATGGTTTGAAAAGATGGAATTACCTGTTATAAGAGAAACGGATAACGTGCCTGCTAAGCGTAAGGCTGCAGAGGACCTTATTCAAACGGCAAACACTGTCCTTGAAAACGAAGAGGAAATAGTGGCTCTCGCCAATCAAGCCCTCGTTTCAGCAAAGGTGATTGGTGATGTCGACCGTATGGATTGGATGAATTCGAGATATGGAGAGATTGAACACGTATTCCATGTTTTCCGTCGTCTTCGTGAGGTGACAGAGGAATACAGGTCCTCGTTATCCGGATCCTTCCATCCATCTGCCCTTCAGACAGAAATGAAGGAAAGAATCACAGAGATCCGCTCGATTCAAAGTGAATGGATGAATGAGGAACAAGAACAAAAGCAAGGTAGCACTGCTTTAATGCAGTTGAACGAAATGATCGGTATGGAAGAAGTGAAAGAACGGGTCCATAAGCTATACCAATTCTTGCAATTCCAAAAGCATCGGCAGCAACATGGCTATCAAATGAAGGATGAATTGAGTCTGAATATGGTTCTGACAGGACATCCAGGCACAGGTAAAACGACGATTGCGAGGTTGTTGGCAGCATTGTATCATGATCTCGGAATCCTTCCGAACAGTAAGGTGACTGAAGTTGATCGTTCACAGCTTGTGGGTGGATATGTCGGTCAAACAGAAGAAAATACGATGAAAGTGATTCAACAGGCTGTTGGAGGTGTCCTGTTCATTGATGAGGCATACACCTTGAAACGAGAAGGTTCATCAGGTAATGACTATGGGCAAACCGCTATTGATACATTGGTTTCAGCGATGACGAGCAGTGAGTATGCAGGAAAATTTGCTGTAATCCTCGCGGGATACCCGGAAGAAATGAGACAGTTTCTTCAAATGAATCCAGGACTGCAAAGTCGCTTTCCAGAAAGCAATCATATTTACCTTCCACAATACTCGAATGAAGAATTGCTTCAGATTGCTGAGAAGGTGGCATTTGAAAATGATTACACCTTCACAGAGGATGCACTTCTACGGTTAGAGGAAAAAATTGATTATGCCCGTGTGGATGATTCGTTCGGTAATGCCAGGACAGTACGGAACTTGGTTCTGGATGTCATCTTCCAAAAAGGGGCGAACATTGAAACGGTAGAGGATGCAACGACTGAGGATTTCACGACGATTGCAAAAGAGGATGTGAAATTACAGGAGCCTACCTTTGATGAAGATCCGGATGAGCAGCTGAAGCAGCTTGTAGGGATGGACAAAATAAAAAATGAAATGGAATCTCTAAGCGCATTTATTGAGGTCCAGCAATTACGTCGTGACAAGGGATTACCTACCGTACCCATCCAGCTCCATTCTGTATTTGTTGGAAATCCGGGTACAGGGAAAACGACGGTAGCATCAATTTATGCGAATTTGCTTAAGAAAAAGGGCTTCTTGAAACGTGGTCACTTGATTGTGGTTGGAAGATCGGATCTTGTTGCTGGCTATACGGGACAAACTGCAATCAAAACGAGGAAAAAGGTACGGGAGGCGCTTGGAGGCGTTCTTTTCATTGATGAAGCGTATGCTTTGTATAATCGTCAAGGTGCGGATTTCGGCAAGGAAGCGATTAATACCTTAGTGGAAGAGATGACCAAGCATAACGAAAACCTCGTCGTTATCCTTGCGGGCTATCCGGAAGAGACGAAACAGCTCCTAAATAGTAACCCAGGGCTTTCTTCGAGATTCAAGAAATTTTTCCATTTTGAGGATTATTCAGTAGCTGAGCTGATTGAAATCATGAAGAGGCATTCTCAGAAGTACGGTTATGTATGGGGGGAAGATACGGTTTCTTATTTGGAGGAATCGCTCACTGATATCCACATTGACGGAAATGGACGCTTCGCAACCGATTTGATCGATTTGACGATCCAGCTCCAAGCGCAACGGGTGATGCATGAAGCATTGACTCCAGATGAACAATCTTTGAACCGCTTGGAGAAAAAAGACTTCAAACAAGCGATACAATTGATGGAATAAGGAATGATTTCATGACAGTAACAAACACTGAAATAGAAGTAAGGTATGCAGAGACAGATCAGATGGGTGTTGTGCATCATGCAACGTACCTCGTCTGGTTTGAAGTAGGTCGCACCCAATTCATAAAAGACCTGGGGTTCAGTTATGCACAGATGGAGGAAGACGGTGTCCTCGCACCCGTCACTGACATTTCCATTTCGTATAAAAAACCTTTCCGATATGGGGAGACCGCTCGGATAAAAACATGGTTGGAAGAATATTCAGGCGTAAGGGCGATCTATGGGTATGCCATCTATAATGAGAGCGATGAGCTCTGCATTACTGGGTATTCCACACACGTCCTGGTTGATAAAGATTCGTTCAAACCACTTATCATGAAGAAGGTGCTCCCAGAGTGGCATAAGGCTTATACGAAGGCAGTGAAAGGGAAATCGAAGGGATAAGGACCATATGGCATTTGGGATCAGGCGTACAGAATTGGAAGCATGGAAACGAAAGGCTGAACAGAATGAAATCGCTTTTCTGACTCATTATTGGATTGATCCAAGATTCCCCGAATATGAAACAGTGACGAAGGTTGGGTGCAACGATCTTGATAAATTGATTGAATGGGGAAAATCACATGGCT from Pseudalkalibacillus sp. SCS-8 includes the following:
- the selD gene encoding selenide, water dikinase SelD; translation: MNKEEKIRLTTLSSKGGUGCKIGPEDLAQVLRQLPEREKDPNLLVGIDTSDDAGVYKLTDDLAIIQTVDFFTPIVDDPYQFGQIAAANSLSDVYAMGGQPKTVLNILGFPIKSLGPDILAEILKGAADKVKESGAVIAGGHSIDDNEPKFGLSVTGVVHPDRIFKNVGAKPGDALVLTKPIGVGIQTTAIKKEGLTTEQLERVSEVMATLNKTAAELLTDFNPNAVTDVTGFGLLGHASEMAKGSNVSMEVHLNDVPVLEGTMQLAERGFVPGGTKANHRWIAEDVQYDGLSELEQWLLCDAITSGGLLISMPTDEAEQYVKLMKEHDISETSIIGTVKEKQEYFLYAGK
- a CDS encoding Rdx family protein, producing MTSLDLIPSSGGAFEVTVNGTKLYSKLDTGEFPDNDKLFADIEKLNR
- the selA gene encoding L-seryl-tRNA(Sec) selenium transferase, whose amino-acid sequence is MKEQLRLLPAVHMIQADPRFKMAAEESDFTESGLTVIVQDILNDLRERILNGEYVGCETKEKMIDLIFQKIGDHITTNGSFELKPVINATGVVIHTNLGRSRLSEDALKQMNRVARHYSNLEYNLSEGKRGSRHDLVDGLLQDITGAEAAMVVNNNAAAVFLVLRALAKDRSVVVSRGELVEIGGSFRVSSIMEESGAHLTEVGTTNKTHLHDYDAAIDEWTAMLMKVHTSNFKVVGFTDSVQTEKLVELASRYENLLTYEDLGSGALYDFEKEGIGDEPLVSKVIATGVDLITFSGDKLLGGPQCGVIAGKKALIDKLKKHQLARVLRVDKFTLAALEATLVAYKYGQIDEIPTVRDILRSAEDIKIQAERFISKASKLTNLSMDLLESTSRIGGGTMPEVELPTYVVSVRPERLTSEELFNALRSAEIPVIGRIKEEQVILDLRTVTQEEEDEIIRTLESISV
- a CDS encoding small acid-soluble spore protein P — protein: MTERNTSKDQRKNAPKGDNHGQPEPLDGSKKVKNRNHTRQKHGGHL
- the sspO gene encoding small acid-soluble spore protein O encodes the protein MNPATSDKQAIQQPTGFDHEFANEPLTEAERQNNKKRKKNQ
- the acnA gene encoding aconitate hydratase AcnA; this encodes MSTNDVYNAKKTFDANGKTYHYYDLKALDQAGVGNTSRLPYSVKVLLESVLRQYDGRVIDKEHIENLAKWGTKDVKDIDVPFKPSRVILQDFTGVPAVVDLASLRKAMADMGGSPDQINPEIPVDLVIDHSVQVDKHGTDDALKFNMKREFERNLERYKFLRWAQTSFDNYRAVPPATGIVHQVNLEYLASVVGAHEADGETVAYPDSLVGTDSHTTMINGIGVLGWGVGGIEAEAGMLGQPSYFPVPEVIGVKLTGEMPEGTTATDLALKVTQVLRKKNVVGKFVEFFGPGLADMTLADRATISNMAPEYGATCGFFPVDDETLNYMRLTGRSPEQVELVEKYTKANGMFYTPGTADPEFTDVVELNLSELEPNLSGPKRPQDLIPLSEMKDAFNRALVAPAGNSGFGLEKDEINKSVEIKHPNGKVSNMKTGDLAIAAITSCTNTSNPSVMLGAGLIAKKAVEKGLEVPEYVKTSLAPGSKVVTGYLEESGLMPYMEKLGFNLVGYGCTTCIGNSGPLAEEIEEAIAESDLIVSSVLSGNRNFEGRIHPLVKANYLASPPLVVAYALAGSVNFDLQKDSFGKDKDGNDVYFKDLWPTTAEIKEAMDDAVKPELFKKEYERVFDDNEEWNDLDTTEEELYSWDDDSTYIQNPPFFQGLSKEPGKIESLNNMRVVGKFGDSVTTDHISPAGAIAKDSPAGKYLMDNGVKPSEFNSYGSRRGNHEVMMRGTFANIRIRNQIAPGTEGGWTTYWPTEEVMYIYDACMKYQQDGTGLAVLAGKDYGMGSSRDWAAKGTNLLGIKTVIAESFERIHRSNLVLMGVLPLQFKDGDSAESLGLTGKETFDVDIDENVKPRQLLKVTATDEEGNKKEFEVVARFDSEVEIDYYRHGGILQMVLRNKLQNA
- a CDS encoding thermonuclease family protein; this encodes MKRVTLSLVLFIFALAGCAGHESPDTYEVTKVIDGDTFKVNYEGKEETIRLLLIDTPETVHPRKPEQPFGKEASDFMKDKLSGEYVRLELDVSERDKYGRILAYAYDAEGEMLNEQLLRKGLARVPYIFPPNTKYVDRFQEIQREAQKKKVGIWSIEDYVTDEGFQTTENTNENDPSQCKIKGNINSSGEKIYHLPGGSSYEVTKPEQIFCTIEEAKDAGFRPVKR
- a CDS encoding FbpB family small basic protein, yielding MRKGNKRSFKELVLENKRELLKDQEAMEQIEIRLENRHMKNN
- a CDS encoding acid-soluble spore protein N, which produces MSNPKRHPKDFVPNHIGTQQKAAGGNKGKQMSNKSDEQPDYVPPKG
- a CDS encoding AAA family ATPase, which produces MKNAHRDRKNKITDWIDALNKKDVYPPNVEIDLLKQLQYVEQAFSAEEAYELIGKLNAMIVKVRVDRRHEIDDAIKHRVEIALSHARQDTLVNDVVYSVYTMKLRRWFEKMELPVIRETDNVPAKRKAAEDLIQTANTVLENEEEIVALANQALVSAKVIGDVDRMDWMNSRYGEIEHVFHVFRRLREVTEEYRSSLSGSFHPSALQTEMKERITEIRSIQSEWMNEEQEQKQGSTALMQLNEMIGMEEVKERVHKLYQFLQFQKHRQQHGYQMKDELSLNMVLTGHPGTGKTTIARLLAALYHDLGILPNSKVTEVDRSQLVGGYVGQTEENTMKVIQQAVGGVLFIDEAYTLKREGSSGNDYGQTAIDTLVSAMTSSEYAGKFAVILAGYPEEMRQFLQMNPGLQSRFPESNHIYLPQYSNEELLQIAEKVAFENDYTFTEDALLRLEEKIDYARVDDSFGNARTVRNLVLDVIFQKGANIETVEDATTEDFTTIAKEDVKLQEPTFDEDPDEQLKQLVGMDKIKNEMESLSAFIEVQQLRRDKGLPTVPIQLHSVFVGNPGTGKTTVASIYANLLKKKGFLKRGHLIVVGRSDLVAGYTGQTAIKTRKKVREALGGVLFIDEAYALYNRQGADFGKEAINTLVEEMTKHNENLVVILAGYPEETKQLLNSNPGLSSRFKKFFHFEDYSVAELIEIMKRHSQKYGYVWGEDTVSYLEESLTDIHIDGNGRFATDLIDLTIQLQAQRVMHEALTPDEQSLNRLEKKDFKQAIQLME
- a CDS encoding thioesterase family protein; amino-acid sequence: MTVTNTEIEVRYAETDQMGVVHHATYLVWFEVGRTQFIKDLGFSYAQMEEDGVLAPVTDISISYKKPFRYGETARIKTWLEEYSGVRAIYGYAIYNESDELCITGYSTHVLVDKDSFKPLIMKKVLPEWHKAYTKAVKGKSKG